From one Thunnus maccoyii chromosome 6, fThuMac1.1, whole genome shotgun sequence genomic stretch:
- the LOC121898811 gene encoding solute carrier family 13 member 5-like produces MAFFKYLRSVKNELILFSSPFLLLPLPLVIATPEAECAYVIILMAVYWCTEVLPLAITALLPALLFPLFGIMQSKDVCMQYLKDTNMLFVGGLMVAVAVEHWNLHKRIALRVLLFVGVRPALLMLGFMGVTAFLSMWISNTATTAMMVPIVQAVLEQLNNSDAELPQILSSEEQVQTSETDSKLPSQTEKQSEGQGPVMVTFLDATVEATRHKEAAERRRMCKGMTLCVCYAASIGGTATLTGTGPNLVLKGQMSQLFPQNGDVINFASWFGFAFPNMILMLTLAWLWLQFVFVGFNFKKTWGCGAVKTEKEIAAYNVIREQHRLLGPMSFGEISVLGLFTLLVVLWFTRDPGFVDGWATDIFNSRAEYVTDATVAVFIAVLLFVLPSKPPRFCSWRTQSFDTAPHQSAGPTPPLLTWKVAQKKLPWGIVLLLGGGFALAKGSEESGLSKWMGDQMTPLQSIPPWAIAIVLCLLIATFTECTSNVATATLFLPVLASMSQSIGINPLYVMVPCTLSASFAFMLPVATPPNAIVFSYGYLKVADMASTGIIMNIIGILCITLAINSWGKAMFDLDSFPAWANVTGV; encoded by the exons ATGGCATTCTTCAAATATCTGCGCTCTGTTAAGAATGAGCTTATTCTCTTCTCgtctccttttctccttcttccaTTGCCTTTGGTGATCGCGACACCG GAGGCAGAATGTGCCTATGTGATAATCCTGATGGCGGTGTACTGGTGCACAGAGGTCCTACCACTGGCTATAACAGCTCTGCTCCCAGCCCTCCTTTTCCCCTTGTTTGGCATCATGCAGTCAAAAGAC GTGTGCATGCAGTACCTAAAGGACACAAACATGTTGTTTGTGGGGGGACTGATGGTGGCAGTAGCCGTGGAACACTGGAATCTGCACAAGCGCATCGCCCTGAGGGTGCTGCTATTTGTTGGTGTGCGCCCGGCACT GTTGATGTTGGGTTTCATGGGTGTGACAGCCTTCTTGTCCATGTGGATCAGTAACACAGCTACCACAGCCATGATGGTGCCTATTGTTCAAGCAGTGTTGGAACAGCTCAACAACAGTGACGCAGAGCTACCTCAGATCCTCAGCTCAGAGGAGCAAGTCCAGACATCAGAGACGGATAGCAAACTGCCttcacagacagagaaacagagtgagGGACAAG GTCCAGTGATGGTGACTTTCTTGGATGCCACAGTGGAGGCTACAAGGCATAAGGAGGCAGCCGAAAGACGGAGAATGTGTAAAGGGATGACCCTTTGTGTTTGTTATGCTGCCAGCATCGGAGGCACTGCCACGCTAACAGGGACTGGTCCCAATCTGGTGCTGAAGGGCCAGATGAGCCA ACTCTTTCCTCAAAATGGAGATGTGATTAACTTCGCCTCCTGGTTCGGCTTCGCCTTCCCTAACATGATCCTCATGCTTACACTGGCCTGGCTTTGGCTGCAGTTTGTCTTTGTGGGATTCAA TTTTAAGAAGACATGGGGCTGTGGAGCAgtgaagacagagaaggagattGCTGCCTATAATGTGATCCGTGAGCAGCATCGTCTGCTGGGGCCCATGTCCTTTGGAGAGATCAGCGTCTTGGGTCTCTTCACTCTGCTGGTCGTGTTGTGGTTCACAAGGGATCCAGGCTTTGTGGACGGCTGGGCAACAGATATCTTCAACTCCAGAGCAGA GTACGTGACAGATGCTACCGTGGCAGTCTTCATTGCCGTCCTCCTCTTTGTTCTGCCCTCAAAACCCCCACGTTTCTGTTCATGGAGGACTCAAAGCTTTGACACAG CACCTCATCAAAGTGCTGGCCCAACTCCACCTCTACTCACCTGGAAAGTTGCCCAGAAGAAGTTACCATGGGGCATCGTGCTTCTTCTTGGAGGAGGTTTTGCCCTGGCCAAGGGAAGTGAA GAATCAGGACTCTCGAAGTGGATGGGAGATCAAATGACACCCCTACAGAGCATCCCTCCCTGGGCAATTGCTATCGTCCTATGCCTGCTGATTGCTACCTTCACAGAGTGCACTAGTAATGTAGCCACTGCAACGCTCTTCCTACCGGTCTTAGCCTCAATG TCCCAGTCCATTGGAATCAATCCATTATACGTCATGGTGCCTTGTACTCTGAGTGCCTCTTTCGCCTTCATGCTGCCTGTTGCTACGCCTCCAAATGCCATCGTCTTCTCTTATGGATACCTCAAGGTTGCTGACATG GCCAGTACAGGAATCATCATGAACATCATTGGCATCCTTTGCATCACACTGGCCATCAACAGCTGGGGTAAGGCCATGTTTGACCT